From one Streptomyces sp. NBC_01478 genomic stretch:
- the aceE gene encoding pyruvate dehydrogenase (acetyl-transferring), homodimeric type gives MTDPYAIQPSELDQLPDRDPEETAEWQASLDAVTQAAGPHRAAYLMRRTLERAEGNGLALPKLLETDYLNTIPTAAEPSAPGDEALERRITAWNRWNAAAMVTRGAKHGVGGHIATFASAAWLYETGFNHFFKGKEADGSGDQLYIQGHASPGIYARAFLDGRLTEAHLDNFRQEAGGNGLPSYPHPRRLPWLWEFPTVSMGLGPLSAIYQARFNRYLTARGIKDVSESHVWAFLGDGEMDEPESTAALALASREGLDNLTFVINCNLQRLDGPVRANFKIVQELEAQFRGAGWNVIKSLWGNAWDELFRLDTTGALVRRLREVPDAQVQTYQTRGAAYIREDFFGKDPALVELAKLLSDDKILECFHLSRGGHEARKVYAAYKAAVEHKGGPTVILAQTVKGHTLGEGFASKNANHQMKKLSTDEFKQMRDLLELPIKDSDFIDGVVPYGHPGADSPEVRYLQERRAALGGPAPARRTHSLPALPAPAEKTFASFDKGSGSQNVATTMAFVRLVKDLVRDKETGKRWVPIVPDEARTFGMESLFPSLGIYSPKGQTYEPVDRDQLMYYKEAKNGQILNEGITEAGSMADFIAASTSYATHGEAMIPFYIFYSMFGWQRTADQMWQLGDQLGRGFLVGATAGRTTLTGEGLQHADGHSPVIAATNPAALSYDPAFAYEVAAIVRDGIRRMYGEAAPGEDPNVFYYLTVYNEPIPQPAKPAGLGIDEGIVKGLYRFNTAESAGLSPAANAARIQLLGSGTAIHWALKAQRLLAEEWGVAADVWSATSWTELRRDALDADAALLRGEERVPYVRQALHGAEGPVLAVSDYMRQVPDQIAQWVEQDWSSLGADGFGLSDTRDAARRYFGVDAESIVVAALAQLARRGEVKATAVKEARERYGL, from the coding sequence GATGCGCCGCACGCTGGAGCGCGCGGAGGGCAACGGTCTCGCGCTGCCCAAGCTGCTTGAGACGGACTACCTCAACACCATCCCGACCGCCGCCGAGCCGTCCGCGCCCGGCGACGAGGCGCTGGAGCGCCGGATCACCGCGTGGAACCGCTGGAACGCGGCGGCGATGGTGACCCGGGGCGCGAAACACGGCGTCGGCGGCCACATCGCGACCTTCGCGTCCGCGGCCTGGCTGTACGAGACCGGCTTCAACCACTTCTTCAAGGGCAAGGAAGCCGACGGTTCCGGCGACCAGCTCTACATCCAGGGCCATGCCTCCCCCGGCATCTACGCCCGTGCCTTCCTCGACGGCCGCCTCACCGAGGCGCACCTCGACAACTTCCGCCAGGAGGCGGGCGGCAACGGCCTCCCGTCGTACCCGCACCCCCGCCGGCTGCCCTGGCTCTGGGAGTTCCCGACCGTTTCCATGGGCCTCGGTCCGCTGTCGGCGATCTACCAGGCCCGCTTCAACCGCTACCTCACCGCGCGCGGCATCAAGGACGTCTCCGAGTCCCACGTGTGGGCGTTCCTCGGTGACGGCGAGATGGACGAGCCCGAGTCGACGGCGGCCCTCGCACTCGCTTCCCGCGAGGGTCTGGACAACCTGACCTTCGTCATCAACTGCAACCTCCAGCGCCTCGACGGCCCGGTCCGCGCGAACTTCAAGATCGTGCAGGAGCTGGAGGCCCAGTTCCGCGGCGCCGGCTGGAACGTCATCAAGTCGCTGTGGGGCAACGCCTGGGACGAGCTGTTCCGGCTCGACACCACGGGCGCGCTCGTACGACGGCTGCGCGAGGTACCGGACGCCCAGGTGCAGACGTACCAGACGCGTGGCGCCGCCTATATCCGCGAGGACTTCTTCGGCAAGGACCCGGCGCTCGTCGAGCTGGCGAAGCTGCTCAGCGACGACAAGATCCTCGAGTGTTTCCACCTGTCCCGCGGTGGTCACGAGGCGCGCAAGGTCTACGCCGCGTACAAGGCGGCCGTAGAGCACAAGGGCGGCCCGACGGTCATCCTGGCGCAGACGGTCAAGGGGCACACGCTCGGCGAGGGCTTCGCGTCGAAGAACGCCAACCACCAGATGAAGAAGCTGTCGACGGACGAGTTCAAGCAGATGCGTGATCTGCTCGAACTCCCCATCAAGGACAGCGACTTCATCGACGGAGTCGTGCCCTACGGCCACCCCGGCGCCGACTCCCCCGAGGTCCGTTACCTCCAGGAGCGCCGCGCGGCGCTGGGCGGTCCGGCCCCCGCGCGTCGTACGCACTCGCTGCCCGCGCTGCCCGCTCCCGCCGAGAAGACGTTCGCGTCCTTCGACAAGGGTTCCGGCAGCCAGAACGTCGCCACCACCATGGCGTTCGTCCGTCTCGTCAAGGACCTGGTCCGCGACAAGGAGACCGGCAAGCGCTGGGTGCCGATCGTGCCGGACGAGGCACGCACCTTCGGCATGGAGTCGCTCTTCCCGTCCCTCGGGATCTACTCCCCCAAGGGCCAGACGTACGAGCCCGTCGACCGCGACCAGCTCATGTACTACAAGGAGGCCAAGAACGGTCAGATCCTCAACGAGGGGATCACCGAGGCGGGCTCCATGGCGGACTTCATCGCCGCGTCGACGTCGTACGCGACGCACGGCGAAGCGATGATCCCCTTCTACATCTTCTACTCGATGTTCGGCTGGCAGCGCACGGCCGACCAGATGTGGCAGCTCGGCGACCAGCTCGGCCGCGGCTTCCTGGTCGGGGCGACGGCTGGCCGTACGACGCTGACGGGCGAGGGCCTCCAGCACGCGGACGGGCACTCGCCGGTGATCGCGGCGACGAACCCGGCGGCGCTGTCGTACGACCCGGCGTTCGCGTACGAGGTCGCGGCGATCGTGCGCGACGGCATCCGGCGGATGTACGGCGAGGCGGCGCCGGGTGAGGACCCGAACGTCTTCTACTACCTCACCGTCTACAACGAGCCGATCCCGCAGCCCGCCAAGCCGGCCGGGCTCGGTATCGACGAGGGCATCGTCAAGGGTCTGTACCGCTTCAACACGGCGGAATCGGCGGGGCTTTCGCCTGCCGCCAACGCGGCGCGCATCCAACTCCTCGGTTCCGGTACGGCGATCCACTGGGCGCTGAAGGCGCAGCGGTTGCTCGCGGAGGAGTGGGGTGTGGCGGCCGATGTCTGGTCGGCGACGTCCTGGACCGAGTTGCGGCGGGACGCGTTGGACGCGGACGCGGCGCTGCTGCGGGGCGAGGAGCGGGTGCCGTACGTGCGGCAGGCGCTGCACGGGGCCGAGGGGCCGGTGCTCGCCGTCTCCGACTACATGCGGCAGGTTCCCGACCAGATCGCGCAGTGGGTCGAGCAGGACTGGTCGTCGCTGGGCGCGGACGGGTTCGGCCTGTCGGACACGCGGGACGCGGCTCGCCGGTACTTCGGTGTCGACGCCGAGTCGATCGTCGTGGCCGCGTTGGCGCAGTTGGCGCGGCGCGGCGAAGTGAAGGCGACGGCGGTCAAGGAGGCCCGGGAGCGCTACGGGCTGTAA
- a CDS encoding helix-turn-helix transcriptional regulator has protein sequence MRAARLIKMVLLLQSRPSMTAAELARELEVSERTVTRDAQALSEAGVPVYADRGRAGGYRLVGGYRTRLTGLARNEAEALFLSGVPGALREMGLEDAASAARLKVSAALLPSLRDASRAAAQRFHLDAPSWFTEPKTPELLPVVADAVWDDRRVVARYRRGDSDVERALDPYGLVLKAGIWYLCARVTGRDSYRVYRIDRFTAVDLLDGDRFARHEDFDLPAFWEEQADQFARSILHTEVVVRLSPDGVRRLPYAVDPATAREALEAADGPEHKDKHKDKDKTGWVTVTLPVESEEVAHGQLAGLGPEVEVLAPEVLRVRFARDAARLAALYGA, from the coding sequence ATGCGCGCTGCCCGCCTCATCAAAATGGTGCTGCTCCTCCAGTCCCGCCCCTCGATGACCGCCGCCGAGCTGGCTCGCGAGCTGGAGGTGTCGGAGCGCACCGTCACCCGGGACGCCCAGGCGCTGTCGGAGGCGGGTGTCCCGGTGTACGCGGACCGGGGGCGGGCCGGCGGATACCGGCTCGTCGGCGGATACCGGACCCGGCTCACCGGCCTGGCCCGGAACGAGGCCGAGGCGCTCTTCCTGAGCGGAGTACCGGGGGCGTTGCGCGAGATGGGGCTGGAGGACGCCGCGTCGGCCGCCCGCCTCAAGGTGTCGGCGGCACTGCTGCCCTCGCTGCGGGACGCCTCACGCGCGGCGGCACAACGCTTCCACCTGGACGCCCCGAGCTGGTTCACGGAACCGAAGACCCCGGAACTGCTCCCGGTCGTGGCGGACGCGGTGTGGGACGACCGGAGGGTGGTCGCGCGGTACCGGCGCGGGGACTCCGATGTCGAACGCGCGCTGGACCCGTACGGCCTCGTGCTCAAGGCGGGCATCTGGTACCTGTGCGCACGGGTGACCGGCCGCGATTCCTACCGGGTGTACCGGATCGACCGCTTCACCGCGGTGGATCTCCTGGACGGCGACCGCTTCGCACGGCACGAGGACTTCGACCTGCCGGCGTTCTGGGAGGAGCAGGCGGACCAGTTCGCGCGCTCGATCCTGCACACCGAAGTGGTCGTACGACTCTCCCCCGACGGCGTGCGAAGACTCCCGTACGCCGTCGATCCCGCCACTGCCCGGGAGGCACTGGAGGCGGCGGACGGTCCGGAGCACAAGGACAAGCACAAGGACAAGGACAAGACCGGGTGGGTGACGGTGACCCTGCCGGTGGAGTCCGAGGAGGTGGCGCACGGCCAGCTCGCGGGACTGGGTCCGGAGGTGGAGGTGCTGGCGCCGGAGGTACTACGGGTACGGTTCGCGCGGGACGCGGCACGGCTGGCCGCGCTGTACGGGGCATGA
- a CDS encoding DUF4240 domain-containing protein, translating into MDETEFWELVDATREAAEGDPEEQADLLVDRLLLLDPELVLDFARHFEARYNRAYTWDLWGAAWVLLDGASDDAFDFFRCWLIGQGREVYEGAVHDADSLADLIDDFDDEIDGDGEELGYAADEAYEQLTGAVAPDLGIPPAPAEPLGAPLDLENDAVLAERFPKLRERFRQE; encoded by the coding sequence ATGGACGAGACGGAGTTCTGGGAGCTGGTGGACGCCACCCGCGAGGCCGCCGAGGGCGACCCCGAGGAGCAGGCCGACCTGCTGGTGGACCGGCTTCTGCTGCTGGACCCGGAGCTGGTCCTGGACTTCGCCCGGCACTTCGAGGCTCGCTACAACCGCGCCTACACGTGGGATCTGTGGGGCGCCGCGTGGGTGCTGCTCGACGGCGCGAGCGACGACGCGTTCGACTTCTTCCGGTGCTGGCTGATCGGCCAGGGCCGTGAGGTGTACGAGGGTGCCGTTCACGACGCCGACTCGCTGGCGGACCTCATCGACGACTTCGACGACGAGATCGACGGGGACGGGGAGGAGTTGGGGTACGCGGCGGACGAGGCGTACGAACAGCTCACCGGCGCCGTCGCCCCCGACCTGGGGATCCCGCCCGCGCCCGCCGAGCCGCTCGGGGCGCCGCTCGACCTGGAGAACGACGCGGTGCTGGCGGAGCGCTTCCCGAAGCTGCGGGAGAGGTTCCGTCAGGAGTGA
- a CDS encoding carboxymuconolactone decarboxylase family protein — MARIPYPERSAEAVDALPTPLNAFRMFSHAPDMTGPAIDLGMAVLGSSLPVRLRELVVVTVAARTDCAYGVVQHRPIALLTGGSPPTNWPPSSNSGPRTASSTRSSLYC, encoded by the coding sequence GTGGCCCGAATACCGTACCCGGAGCGTTCCGCCGAAGCCGTCGACGCGCTTCCCACCCCGCTGAACGCGTTCCGCATGTTCTCCCACGCCCCCGACATGACGGGTCCGGCGATCGACCTGGGCATGGCCGTGCTCGGGTCGTCCTTGCCGGTGCGGTTGCGCGAGCTGGTCGTGGTCACGGTGGCGGCGCGCACGGACTGCGCGTACGGGGTCGTCCAGCATCGGCCGATAGCACTTCTCACGGGGGGGTCACCCCCGACCAACTGGCCGCCATCGTCGAACTCCGGCCCGAGGACGGCGAGTTCGACGCGGTCGAGTCTGTACTGCTGA
- a CDS encoding S1 RNA-binding domain-containing protein, with protein MGAVPDDQASRDFLAGIHVGDLCSGTVAEITRSHGVAVTLDGFPARPLGIVSQANVSWLWNDATALEAGRRISAEVTAVDPDEGRVRLAMTATENPELWAFLASRRRGEILSGTVAAIERFGVFVSLDDGPDHPVFPGVGFITVAELSWRHVEAMSDVVQVGQHISCEFLQFDDWNGEARLSLKAMQPDPFAAFVEGLAVGQRLQGQVTKLVPFGAFVRVADSVEGLVHLRELAPAPVETPEDVLQVGDEVTVVVTEIDRQRRRLALSRRQAS; from the coding sequence ATGGGGGCAGTGCCGGACGATCAGGCTTCTCGGGACTTCCTGGCCGGGATCCACGTCGGCGACCTGTGCAGCGGGACGGTCGCGGAGATCACGCGGTCGCACGGGGTGGCGGTGACCCTGGACGGGTTCCCCGCACGCCCGCTGGGGATCGTCTCGCAGGCAAACGTTTCCTGGCTTTGGAATGACGCCACGGCTCTGGAGGCCGGCCGGCGGATCAGCGCTGAAGTGACGGCCGTCGACCCGGACGAGGGCCGGGTCCGGCTGGCGATGACCGCCACCGAGAACCCGGAGCTCTGGGCGTTCCTGGCATCGCGTCGGCGCGGTGAGATTCTCTCCGGCACGGTCGCGGCAATCGAGCGGTTCGGCGTGTTCGTGTCGCTCGACGACGGCCCTGACCATCCGGTCTTCCCCGGCGTCGGGTTCATCACGGTCGCCGAACTGTCGTGGCGGCATGTCGAAGCGATGTCGGACGTCGTGCAAGTCGGACAGCACATCTCATGCGAGTTCCTCCAGTTCGACGACTGGAACGGAGAAGCGAGACTGTCCCTGAAAGCGATGCAGCCGGACCCTTTCGCAGCGTTCGTCGAAGGGCTCGCGGTGGGCCAGAGGCTGCAAGGACAGGTCACCAAGTTGGTCCCGTTCGGCGCCTTCGTCCGGGTCGCCGACAGCGTTGAGGGACTGGTTCATCTCCGAGAACTCGCCCCGGCGCCTGTGGAGACTCCGGAGGACGTCCTCCAGGTCGGCGACGAGGTCACGGTCGTCGTCACCGAAATCGACCGACAACGGCGCAGGTTGGCTCTCTCCCGACGCCAGGCCTCATAA
- a CDS encoding lipid II:glycine glycyltransferase FemX, with product MTSPYVKGITREEHLAHLRLHPDASHLQIPEWADVKPDWTAESVGWFEGDVMVAVALVLYRAFPGTGRFLAYLPDGPAIDWHSQRPERWLDPLIEHLEKEGAFSVRIGPPLAVRHWDAATVTAGVADPSVRHLRDLPTDGIDGYALDAAERLKRLGWRRCKEEDGSGFGLGQPRYGCQIPLAGRSVNELRAALSPNWLRSLQTAEAGGVGVFWGSADDLPAFHRLYRATAERDGFKPRPLDYFRRMWQALNAEESDRLRIYLAEYDDEVLSAALMIGVGPRVWHSYPASGRRGRELRPSSLLLWRMLCEALDSGADTYDLRSITPSLVAEDRLVGRLLFKTGAGGRAVEYLGEWERPVGSQGKVLQRALSVYLARR from the coding sequence ATGACCAGCCCGTACGTGAAGGGGATCACCCGCGAGGAACACCTCGCGCATCTCCGGCTGCACCCGGACGCGAGCCATCTCCAGATCCCCGAGTGGGCCGACGTGAAGCCCGACTGGACCGCGGAGAGCGTGGGTTGGTTCGAGGGGGACGTGATGGTCGCCGTCGCGCTCGTGCTGTACCGGGCGTTCCCCGGCACCGGTCGCTTTCTCGCCTACCTTCCCGACGGGCCCGCGATCGACTGGCACAGCCAGCGCCCGGAACGCTGGCTCGACCCGCTGATCGAGCACCTGGAGAAGGAGGGCGCGTTCTCGGTCCGCATCGGCCCGCCGCTCGCCGTCCGCCACTGGGACGCGGCCACCGTCACGGCGGGCGTCGCCGACCCCTCCGTACGGCATCTGCGCGACCTGCCGACGGACGGCATAGACGGGTACGCGCTCGACGCGGCGGAGCGGCTCAAGCGCCTCGGGTGGCGGCGGTGCAAGGAGGAGGACGGGAGCGGGTTCGGGCTCGGCCAGCCGCGCTACGGGTGCCAAATCCCCCTGGCCGGGCGGTCGGTGAACGAATTGCGCGCCGCGCTCTCCCCCAACTGGTTGCGGTCGCTACAGACGGCGGAGGCGGGCGGGGTCGGGGTCTTCTGGGGCTCGGCCGACGATCTGCCCGCGTTCCACCGGCTGTACCGGGCCACGGCGGAGCGGGACGGGTTCAAGCCGCGTCCCCTGGACTACTTCCGGCGCATGTGGCAGGCGCTCAACGCCGAGGAGTCCGACCGCCTGCGGATCTATCTCGCCGAGTACGACGACGAGGTCCTGTCCGCCGCCCTGATGATCGGCGTCGGCCCCCGCGTCTGGCACTCGTACCCCGCGTCCGGCCGCCGCGGCCGTGAACTCCGCCCCAGCAGCCTCCTGTTGTGGCGCATGCTCTGCGAGGCGCTGGACTCGGGTGCCGACACGTACGACCTCCGTTCCATCACCCCGTCCCTGGTCGCCGAGGACCGCCTGGTAGGCCGCCTCCTCTTCAAGACCGGCGCGGGCGGCCGGGCGGTGGAGTACCTCGGGGAATGGGAACGCCCGGTGGGAAGTCAGGGGAAGGTCCTGCAACGGGCGTTGAGCGTCTATCTAGCCCGCAGGTAG
- a CDS encoding peptidoglycan recognition protein family protein translates to MRVLRRTLGARSRRRVRIPRSALVLLACLPGLAAVLVLALCANGIGRKATAAVRPPVGARPVALHAAPRPRIVPRSAWLDALSRHAQPPPRYDDKVVAVFVHHTDSPNGYDCADAPRIIRYLYAGQTGVRDWDDIGYNFLVDHCGTIYEGRAGGVDRAVTGAHTQGFNHRTAGIAAIGTFTAGMAVPKVMTDAIAALAAWKLGLADVDPRVKVRLVSSNNLSRYASGTTAVLPALAGHKDGYMTSCPGAALLARLPEVRVLAARLQGR, encoded by the coding sequence ATGCGTGTCCTGAGAAGAACGCTGGGTGCACGAAGCCGACGGCGAGTGCGAATACCCCGCTCGGCGCTCGTGCTGCTGGCCTGCCTGCCCGGTCTCGCCGCCGTCCTGGTGCTGGCCCTGTGCGCGAACGGCATCGGACGCAAGGCCACCGCCGCCGTACGTCCCCCGGTCGGGGCCCGCCCGGTCGCGCTCCACGCCGCGCCCAGGCCGCGCATCGTTCCGCGCTCGGCCTGGCTGGACGCCCTCTCGCGGCACGCGCAGCCGCCGCCGCGCTACGACGACAAGGTCGTCGCCGTCTTCGTCCACCACACCGACTCGCCGAACGGCTACGACTGCGCGGACGCGCCCCGCATCATCCGCTACCTCTACGCCGGCCAGACCGGCGTCCGGGACTGGGACGACATCGGCTACAACTTCCTCGTCGACCACTGCGGGACGATCTACGAGGGGCGGGCCGGTGGGGTCGACCGGGCCGTCACCGGGGCGCATACGCAGGGGTTCAATCACCGGACTGCCGGGATCGCCGCGATCGGGACGTTCACGGCGGGGATGGCGGTGCCGAAGGTGATGACCGATGCGATTGCTGCGCTGGCTGCCTGGAAGTTGGGGCTTGCGGATGTCGATCCGCGGGTGAAGGTGCGGCTGGTGTCCAGCAACAACCTCAGCCGGTACGCCAGCGGTACGACGGCTGTGCTGCCCGCGCTGGCGGGGCACAAGGACGGGTACATGACGAGTTGTCCGGGGGCGGCGTTGTTGGCTCGGCTTCCGGAGGTTCGGGTGTTGGCGGCGCGGTTGCAGGGGCGGTGA
- a CDS encoding MarP family serine protease has product MDLLDLLLLLVILAYAASGYRRGLVAGCVSLAGFVGGAVIGVWVLPWVMDLVTPGTTTATVTAVLTVLTPAVVGHELAGRLALKLRKELDQGPLRVADGIGGAAANSVAVMIVAWVAASVLGASSSATVTTAIQDSTLLGSVQKLMPDTTPTWFSRATSALTEAGFPQVFNPFENESTAEVAKPTGDSVTAAATNASKRSTVKIEGSSGTQGREGSGFVYAPQHVMTNAHVVAGIDNPTVRIGGVGRSYEARVVLFDPNKDVAVLYVPGLSAPVLGFDDTASRGDSAVVAGYPQDGDLNLQAATVANRVNATGQNIYNNGTVTREIYSIRSTVRPGNSGGPLLTTGGKVYGVVFARSTSDDETGYVLTADEVSGDARKAATATAEVDTGDLVTS; this is encoded by the coding sequence GTGGACCTGCTCGACCTGCTGTTGTTGCTGGTGATCCTCGCCTACGCGGCGTCGGGGTACCGGCGCGGCCTCGTCGCCGGATGTGTGTCGCTCGCCGGGTTCGTGGGCGGTGCGGTCATCGGCGTGTGGGTGCTGCCGTGGGTGATGGACCTGGTGACTCCGGGGACGACAACGGCCACGGTGACCGCCGTGCTCACCGTGCTGACCCCGGCGGTGGTGGGGCACGAACTGGCGGGGCGGCTGGCGCTGAAGCTGCGCAAGGAGCTGGACCAGGGGCCGTTGCGGGTGGCCGACGGGATCGGCGGGGCCGCGGCGAACTCGGTGGCGGTCATGATCGTGGCGTGGGTGGCCGCGAGCGTCCTGGGCGCGTCCTCGTCCGCGACGGTCACGACGGCGATCCAGGACTCGACGCTCCTGGGCAGCGTGCAGAAGCTCATGCCGGACACGACACCGACGTGGTTCTCGCGGGCCACCTCGGCGCTCACCGAGGCGGGCTTCCCGCAGGTCTTCAACCCGTTCGAGAACGAGTCGACGGCCGAGGTCGCCAAGCCCACCGGCGACAGCGTCACGGCCGCCGCGACGAACGCCTCCAAGCGGAGCACGGTCAAGATCGAGGGCTCCTCGGGCACCCAGGGCCGCGAGGGCAGCGGCTTCGTGTACGCGCCGCAGCACGTGATGACCAACGCGCACGTGGTGGCCGGCATCGACAACCCGACGGTCCGCATCGGCGGGGTCGGGCGGTCGTACGAGGCACGGGTCGTCCTCTTCGACCCGAACAAGGACGTCGCGGTGCTGTATGTGCCGGGGCTGTCCGCGCCCGTGCTGGGCTTCGACGACACTGCCTCGCGCGGCGACTCGGCGGTGGTCGCGGGCTATCCGCAGGACGGCGACCTGAACCTCCAGGCCGCGACCGTCGCCAACCGGGTCAACGCGACGGGCCAGAACATCTACAACAACGGGACGGTCACCCGCGAGATCTACTCGATCCGCTCCACGGTCCGCCCCGGCAACTCCGGCGGCCCGCTGCTGACCACCGGCGGCAAGGTCTACGGCGTCGTCTTCGCCCGCTCGACCTCGGACGACGAGACGGGGTACGTGCTGACGGCCGACGAGGTCTCCGGGGACGCGCGGAAGGCGGCGACCGCGACGGCCGAGGTGGACACGGGCGACCTGGTCACGTCGTAG
- a CDS encoding GNAT family N-acetyltransferase, producing MSEPNIRIALPDDDEELGALDRATWSTLHAVMPRPRPPYSPFFDARHAPGDHLVAELDRRIVGYIRLGAPTELACNAHVRQIQGLAVADEARGRGVGRALVRAVVEEARRRGARRLTLRVLGHNAPARRLYEAEGFAVEGVLPEEFLLDGRYVDDVFMGRSL from the coding sequence ATGTCCGAGCCGAACATACGCATCGCCCTGCCCGACGACGACGAGGAACTCGGCGCACTGGACCGTGCCACCTGGTCCACCCTGCACGCGGTCATGCCGCGGCCGCGGCCGCCGTACAGCCCCTTCTTCGACGCTCGGCACGCGCCCGGTGATCATCTGGTCGCCGAACTCGACCGCCGGATCGTCGGCTACATCCGGCTGGGCGCCCCGACCGAGCTCGCCTGCAACGCGCACGTCCGGCAGATCCAGGGGCTCGCCGTCGCGGACGAGGCGCGCGGCAGAGGGGTCGGCCGGGCGCTGGTCCGGGCGGTCGTCGAGGAGGCCCGACGGCGCGGCGCACGCCGGCTCACGCTGCGCGTGCTCGGGCACAACGCCCCGGCGCGGCGGCTCTACGAGGCCGAGGGCTTCGCCGTCGAGGGCGTACTGCCCGAGGAGTTCCTGCTCGACGGGCGGTACGTCGACGACGTCTTCATGGGCCGCTCCCTCTGA
- a CDS encoding TIGR01777 family oxidoreductase, with product MERSRIAVTGASGLIGSALVRSLTADGHEVVRLVRHGARAADEVCWDPEGQYVDAAGLDGCDAVVNLAGAGVGDHRWTDAYKKTVRDSRVLGTAALAEAVAALDRPPRVWVNGSAIGFYGETGDRAVDEDAPPGDGFLPSLCVEWEEATAPVREAGVRTVFARTGLVVAREGGAWAKLFPLYKAGLGGRFGDGRQYWSFVALHDEVAAIRHLIDTDGLSGPFNLTAPNPLTNREISAAMGRVLRRPSLFTVPAPALKLVLGEMSGDVLGSQRVLPKRLLESGFTFAFPEIEGAIRAAL from the coding sequence ATGGAACGCTCGCGAATCGCGGTGACCGGCGCCTCCGGTCTGATCGGCAGCGCACTGGTGCGGTCCCTGACCGCGGACGGGCACGAGGTGGTGCGCCTGGTGCGGCACGGCGCCCGGGCCGCGGACGAGGTGTGCTGGGACCCCGAGGGGCAGTACGTGGACGCGGCCGGGCTCGACGGCTGCGACGCCGTGGTCAACCTCGCCGGTGCCGGCGTAGGCGACCACCGCTGGACGGACGCCTACAAGAAGACGGTCCGCGACAGCCGCGTGCTGGGCACGGCGGCCCTCGCGGAGGCCGTGGCCGCGCTGGACCGGCCGCCGCGGGTGTGGGTGAACGGCAGCGCGATCGGCTTCTACGGCGAGACGGGCGACCGCGCCGTGGACGAGGACGCGCCGCCGGGTGACGGTTTCCTGCCCTCGCTGTGCGTGGAGTGGGAGGAGGCGACGGCGCCCGTGCGGGAGGCGGGCGTCCGCACGGTGTTCGCGCGGACCGGTCTGGTCGTGGCGCGCGAGGGCGGGGCGTGGGCCAAGCTGTTCCCCCTCTACAAGGCGGGCCTCGGCGGGCGGTTCGGCGACGGGCGGCAGTACTGGTCGTTCGTCGCGCTGCACGACGAGGTCGCGGCGATCCGGCATCTCATCGACACGGACGGGCTGTCCGGCCCCTTCAACCTCACCGCGCCGAACCCGCTGACGAACCGTGAGATCTCGGCGGCGATGGGCCGGGTGCTGCGCCGCCCGTCCCTGTTCACCGTTCCGGCGCCCGCGCTGAAGCTGGTGCTCGGGGAGATGTCGGGGGATGTGCTGGGGAGTCAACGGGTGCTGCCGAAGCGGCTGTTGGAGTCGGGGTTCACGTTCGCGTTCCCGGAGATCGAGGGGGCGATCCGGGCGGCGTTGTGA
- a CDS encoding GNAT family N-acetyltransferase, whose amino-acid sequence MRTRQARPDDASAVAGVYVRSWRAAFAGLVPQHHLDAMDASREESEWTTVIAETRWPSSGVLVAETETAIVGFAGFGPSRETPAVAEIGTLYALPEVWGTGIGRQLMQATLTALGQADYAQATLWVLADNERARRFYESAGWHADGAAVLDTTGGAALDKLRYRRPLG is encoded by the coding sequence ATGCGGACCCGACAGGCACGGCCTGATGACGCGTCGGCGGTCGCCGGTGTGTACGTGCGCTCCTGGCGGGCGGCCTTCGCCGGCCTTGTCCCCCAGCACCACCTCGACGCCATGGACGCGAGCCGTGAAGAGTCCGAGTGGACGACAGTCATCGCGGAGACACGATGGCCGTCGTCGGGAGTGCTGGTGGCCGAGACCGAGACGGCGATCGTCGGATTCGCCGGCTTCGGCCCGTCCCGGGAAACCCCCGCTGTCGCGGAGATCGGCACGCTGTACGCGCTGCCGGAGGTCTGGGGCACCGGAATCGGGAGGCAGTTGATGCAGGCCACGCTGACGGCTCTCGGGCAGGCCGACTACGCGCAGGCCACCCTGTGGGTCCTGGCGGACAACGAACGCGCCCGGCGCTTCTACGAATCCGCCGGCTGGCATGCCGACGGCGCGGCCGTGCTGGACACCACCGGTGGGGCCGCGCTCGACAAGTTGCGCTACCGCCGCCCTCTCGGCTAG